Below is a genomic region from Demequina sp..
CCTTGTCGTCAAGCGGCACGTCAACCCAGCCGGTGAACAGGTTCTTCTCGTTCCATTCGCTCTCGCCGTGGCGGAGCAGGATCAACTTAAGCGTCATGGTTCTATCCTCGCGTATGCGCGCGCCCGACGCTAACGGCCTTGGTCCTATGCCGTCACGCAGGCGGGGCTTGTGACCGCGACGGCGCGGTAGGGCAGCGCGGCCATGCCGCCAACGGAGTTCTCCGGCGGGAGCGCAAGCACCCGAGCGAGCTCAAAGGACCGCACCTCATGCCCGCGCTCACACCCCACATGCAGCCGGTCGCCGATCACCGCGAAGTACCGCGGCCACTCTCCAACATCGAGGCTGGTGCGGTAACGCGCCTCGCCCTCGGGGCTCAGGTCGAAGACGGCGATCACGTCGACGCCACGAACGGACACGAGCAGCACGTCCTCGCCCACGAGCGTCACATGAGCCTCGTAGATGTCGTCGCCAGTGCGCTGCGGAGCCCTCGTTGTGGGGACCTCCGCGATGACATCCGCCTCCGCGTCACCCGGCGACCACCGCAAGGTGCGCAGCTGGTGGTCGAGCTCGCACACCAGGTAGATGTTCTCCCCGCGCACCGCGAAGTGCCGCGGCCCGCTGCCAGGGGGAAGGGTCGCCCCGATGCCGTCCGGCTCCAGGAGCCCGTCCTCGAGCACGAGGTAGCGACGCAGCTCATCGGTGCCCAGGTCCGCCACCAGCACGTGCCGACCCCCAGGTGCGTAGCCCGCGAAGTGCGCGTGCGGGCCCTCCTGGCGGTCCTCGCGCGGCCCGGAGCCGGTGTGCCCCAACAGCTGCTGCGGCGAGCCATCCACGGGCAGTCCGTCCTCGCCCAACCGCACCACCGCAACGTCCCCCGAGCCGTAGTGCGAGACGTAGGCGACCCCAGAGTCGGGCGCCAGAAGGATGTGGCACGCGTCCACGCCCCCGGTCGCCACCGACACGGCCACGCGCGCCGCGGCGCCGCTGACGTCGATCACGTGGAGCGAGCTCTCGGAAGACTCGCTCACCGCGTAGATCAGGGGCAGCGACGGATGCGCAACCACAAACGAGGGTGCGTCAAGCGACAAGGCGAGCGCGGCGTCGGGCCCGTGCTGGAGGTACAGCCCTTCGCCCTGCCCTACGGGCGTGCCAAGGCCGAGCGGCGGGTACGTGCCCCACCAGAGAGATTCGCTCACTTGCTGGCGGCGTATGCCTCACGGATCTCCGCGGAAACGCGACCGCGCTCGGAGACCTTATAGCCGTTCGCCTTGGCCCACTCGCGGATCTTGCTCGCGTCCGACCCGACCCGGCTGCGCCCACGCCCAGCCGCACGACGACCGCTCACGCGACGACCGGCCGCGACCCACGGAGCGAGCGCGTCGCGCAGCGCGGCCGCATTCTTGTCGGAAAGGTCAACCTCGTAGCCAACGCCGTCGAGCGAAAAGCTCACGGTCTCCGTGGCGCTGCCGCCGTCAACATCGTCAACGAGAACAACCTGAACCCTCTGAGCCATTGCAAAGCCTTCCGATTTCCCCCGAGAGATTGGTTTAGCAACGCCATCGTAGTCACCGGCAATAGCGCCGTGTCAATTTCTAGGCGTTTTCCGCCGGTTTCTTTTCGCCATTGCCCGACGCTTCGGCCGCGCGGCGCGCATCCTCGGCATCGATGCGGGCGATTTCGGCGCGCTCGCGCCTATCGGCGCGAATAACGGCGCGCATCACGTACCAGAAGATGAGGCCGATCCCGACGGACGGGAGGACGCTGATGAGCACAGCTTCAAGGCCGGTCATGACTCCTCCGGCTTCACGAGCGGGAACAGAATGGTCTCGCGGATGCCGAGCCCGGTCAGCGCCATGAGGAGTCGGTCGACCCCAAGGCCCATTCCGCCGGACGGCGGCATCGCGTACTCCATGGCCGCGAGGAAGTCCTCGTCAAGCTTCATGGCCTCATCGTCTCCCTGCGCCGCCATGGCCGCCTGTTGGGCGAAGCGCTCGCGCTGAATGACAGGGTCCACGAGCTCCGAGTACGCCGTGGCGAGCTCGAAACCCCGCACGTAGAGGTCCCACTTCTCGACCACGCCGCGCTGCGTGCGGTGATCGCGCGTGAGGGGGCTGGTCTCCACTGGGAAGTCGCGGACGAACGTGGGCGCGTGGAGGTCGTCGCCCACGTAGTGCTCCCACAGCACCTCCACGAGCTTGCCGTGGTTGATGCGCTTGGGGTCCACGGAGAGGTCCGCGGCGGCGAGCAGCTGCGTGAGCCGTTCCAGTGTGGTCTCCGGCGTCACCTCTTCACCGATCGCGGACGAAAGCGACCCGTACATCGTGATGTCCGCCCATTCGCCGCCGAGGTCGTATTCCTCGCCGTCGGCGAGCGTCACGACTTGAGTGCCGAAGACGTCCTGCGCGGACTGCTGGATGAGGTCCTTGGTCAACACCGCCATGGTGTTGTAGTCGCCGTACGCCTCATATGCCTCGAGCATGGAGAACTCGGGCGAGTGCGAAGAATCGGAGCCTTCGTTGCGGAAATTGCGGTTGATCTCGAATACCTTCTCGATTCCGCCAACTGCCGCCCTCTTGAGGAACAGCTCGGGGGCGATCCGGAGGTAGAGATCAATATCGAAAGCGTTCATGTGCGTGACGAAGGGGCGGGCGGCCGCGCCGCCCGCCTGGGTCTGCAGCATGGGGGTCTCCACCTCGAGGAAGCCGCGCTCGTGGAGCGATTCGCGAATGCTCCGCACCACGAGCGCGCGGCGGCGCACAGTGTCCCGCGCGAGCGGGCGCGCGATGAGGTCAACGTAGCGGTGGCGCACCCGCGACTCTTCGCTGAGCTCCTTGTGCAGAACCGGCAGCGGGCGGAGCGCCTTCGCGGCCAGCCGCCACTCGGTCGCGAACACAGAGATCTCGCCGCGGCGGGACCTGCCCACCGGTCCCTGTGCGAACAGGTGGTCGCCCAAGTCGACGTCGGACTTGAAGGCGGCAAGAGCGTCGGGCCCAACGGCGTCGAGCGAGAGCATCAGCTGAAGCCGCTCCCCCGCGCCGTCCTGAATGGTCGCGAAGCACAGCTTGCCGGTGTTGCGGATGAAGACAACGCGGCCGGCGACGCCGACGACGTCCGTGGTCTCCTCGCCGTCCTCGAGATCCGCGTACCGCGCGCGCACGTCCGCGATCTGTGCGGTGACGGGCACGCCAACGGGGTACGCCTCACCGCCGTTCGCGATGATCTTGGCGCGCTTCTCCAGCCGCACCTGGATCTGCTCGGGCAGGTCGGCGTCTGGGGTGTCGGTGGGCTCGTTGGTCACGGCATCAAGGGTACCGGCGCGTATGGGTGCGCAGGATTCAGAGCAGATCCAGCGCGATGTCGAGGATAGGGCTCGAATGCGTGAGCCCGCCAACACTCATGAAGTCGACGCCCGTCTCGGCCACGGACCGCGCGTTGTCCAGGGTCAGCCCACCGGTCGCCTCGATCCACACCTTGCCGATCTCCGGCTCGCGCGCGCGCAGCCTCACCACGAACTGTGCCATGTGGCCCGTGGACATGTTGTCCAGCATCAGGAAGCGGACGCCCGCCGCGAGCGCCTCCTCCACCTGCGACCAGCTTTCGACCTCGACCTGCACGGGCACGTCGGGGAACCGCGCGGTGATCGCCTCCACCGCGGCCGTCACCGACCCCGCGGCCACCACGTGGTTGTCCTTGACCATCGCGCAGTCGAACAGCCCCATGCGCTTGTTGACCCCGCCGCCGCACCTGACCGCGTACTTCTCGAGCTCGCGCAGGCCGGGCGTGGTCTTTCGCGTGTCGAGCACGCGAGCGCCGGTTCCCGCGAGCGCGTCCGCCCACTTGCGCGTGTGCGTCGCCACGCCCGACGCCCTGCTCAGCAGGTTGAGCGCCGTCCGTTCCCCAACGAGCACCACGTGCCCGGCGCCGCTGAGCTCCGCGAGAGTGGCGCCCTTGGCCACGGCAGCGCCGTCCTTGACACGCGCTTCCACGGCCACCGGGTCCATCCCAAAGCGCCGCGCTACCTGGGCCATCGTCTCG
It encodes:
- a CDS encoding lactonase family protein, whose translation is MSESLWWGTYPPLGLGTPVGQGEGLYLQHGPDAALALSLDAPSFVVAHPSLPLIYAVSESSESSLHVIDVSGAAARVAVSVATGGVDACHILLAPDSGVAYVSHYGSGDVAVVRLGEDGLPVDGSPQQLLGHTGSGPREDRQEGPHAHFAGYAPGGRHVLVADLGTDELRRYLVLEDGLLEPDGIGATLPPGSGPRHFAVRGENIYLVCELDHQLRTLRWSPGDAEADVIAEVPTTRAPQRTGDDIYEAHVTLVGEDVLLVSVRGVDVIAVFDLSPEGEARYRTSLDVGEWPRYFAVIGDRLHVGCERGHEVRSFELARVLALPPENSVGGMAALPYRAVAVTSPACVTA
- a CDS encoding Lsr2 family protein, producing the protein MAQRVQVVLVDDVDGGSATETVSFSLDGVGYEVDLSDKNAAALRDALAPWVAAGRRVSGRRAAGRGRSRVGSDASKIREWAKANGYKVSERGRVSAEIREAYAASK
- the lysS gene encoding lysine--tRNA ligase, yielding MTNEPTDTPDADLPEQIQVRLEKRAKIIANGGEAYPVGVPVTAQIADVRARYADLEDGEETTDVVGVAGRVVFIRNTGKLCFATIQDGAGERLQLMLSLDAVGPDALAAFKSDVDLGDHLFAQGPVGRSRRGEISVFATEWRLAAKALRPLPVLHKELSEESRVRHRYVDLIARPLARDTVRRRALVVRSIRESLHERGFLEVETPMLQTQAGGAAARPFVTHMNAFDIDLYLRIAPELFLKRAAVGGIEKVFEINRNFRNEGSDSSHSPEFSMLEAYEAYGDYNTMAVLTKDLIQQSAQDVFGTQVVTLADGEEYDLGGEWADITMYGSLSSAIGEEVTPETTLERLTQLLAAADLSVDPKRINHGKLVEVLWEHYVGDDLHAPTFVRDFPVETSPLTRDHRTQRGVVEKWDLYVRGFELATAYSELVDPVIQRERFAQQAAMAAQGDDEAMKLDEDFLAAMEYAMPPSGGMGLGVDRLLMALTGLGIRETILFPLVKPEES
- the nadC gene encoding carboxylating nicotinate-nucleotide diphosphorylase, which gives rise to MPEELPQDRPLDPVFLARIVTTALDEDLGPAPGRDVTTQATIPTSSWVRGSIVARADGVVAGIDAVAETMAQVARRFGMDPVAVEARVKDGAAVAKGATLAELSGAGHVVLVGERTALNLLSRASGVATHTRKWADALAGTGARVLDTRKTTPGLRELEKYAVRCGGGVNKRMGLFDCAMVKDNHVVAAGSVTAAVEAITARFPDVPVQVEVESWSQVEEALAAGVRFLMLDNMSTGHMAQFVVRLRAREPEIGKVWIEATGGLTLDNARSVAETGVDFMSVGGLTHSSPILDIALDLL